A DNA window from Ignavibacteriales bacterium contains the following coding sequences:
- a CDS encoding HAMP domain-containing histidine kinase → MLTNSEKIAELQAKHELKQKERETQLLVNENELQKKIIGSQKIIALVISVLAIASIIFIWVLLRNRNKILKAKDLLQIKNEEVENSRVEISKNNDVLAGLNTTKDKFFSIIAHDLRNPIAAFVNISELLEEDFDKLSEADKKDIISQMNVSSKNLIRLLENLLTWARLSNNKIEVYPEKVLLSDVVEAAVHPYLQSAQNKKIKLNVNTPTDVLITTDKFIFQAIIGNLVNNAIKFSNTLSEITVEFYKQNEHSIFSVKDHGIGIEPSQLRNIFVLGKVSTGRGTMGESGTGLGLVLVKELVEKLNWKINVKSEVNAGSKFMIYIPNSDVEL, encoded by the coding sequence CAAATAGTGAAAAGATCGCTGAACTACAGGCAAAACATGAACTAAAACAAAAAGAGCGCGAAACACAACTCTTAGTGAATGAAAATGAATTACAAAAAAAAATTATAGGTTCGCAAAAAATAATTGCTCTTGTAATATCGGTTCTCGCAATTGCCTCAATTATTTTTATTTGGGTATTGTTGCGCAATAGAAATAAGATTTTAAAAGCAAAAGATTTATTGCAGATAAAAAACGAAGAGGTTGAAAACAGCAGAGTTGAGATTAGCAAGAATAATGATGTACTTGCTGGGCTGAATACGACCAAAGATAAATTCTTTTCAATTATTGCTCACGATCTAAGAAATCCGATAGCAGCATTTGTAAATATTTCCGAATTATTGGAGGAAGATTTTGATAAGCTAAGTGAAGCTGACAAAAAGGATATTATCAGCCAGATGAATGTTTCATCTAAAAATTTAATAAGGCTTTTAGAAAACTTGCTTACCTGGGCAAGGTTATCAAATAATAAAATTGAAGTATATCCGGAAAAAGTTTTACTTTCTGATGTAGTTGAAGCTGCAGTACATCCGTATTTGCAGTCCGCGCAAAACAAAAAAATAAAATTAAATGTTAATACCCCAACTGATGTTTTGATTACAACTGATAAATTTATTTTTCAAGCGATTATCGGAAATTTGGTAAACAACGCAATTAAGTTTTCAAATACATTAAGCGAAATTACTGTTGAATTTTATAAACAGAACGAGCACTCTATCTTTTCAGTTAAAGATCATGGTATTGGAATCGAACCATCACAATTAAGAAACATTTTTGTACTTGGTAAGGTTTCTACAGGAAGAGGAACGATGGGCGAATCAGGAACCGGTTTGGGATTAGTTTTAGTTAAAGAATTAGTAGAGAAACTTAACTGGAAAATTAATGTTAAAAGCGAAGTTAATGCAGGAAGCAAGTTTATGATTTATATTCCGAACAGTGACGTTGAATTGTAA